The following are from one region of the Capsicum annuum cultivar UCD-10X-F1 chromosome 1, UCD10Xv1.1, whole genome shotgun sequence genome:
- the LOC107875488 gene encoding COP9 signalosome complex subunit 2, which produces MGSDADMEDYGFEYSDEEQEEQDVDIENQYYYSKGLVEADPKGALEGFAEVVQMEPDKAEWGFKALKQTVKLYYKLGKYKEMMDAYREMLTYIKSAVTRNYSEKCINSIMDFVSGSASQNFSLLQEFYQTTLKALEEAKNERLWFKTNLKLCKIWFDIREYGRMSKILKELHKSCKKDNGTDDEKKGTQLLEVYAIEIQMYTDTKNNKKLKELYNKALSVKSAIPHPRIMGIVRECGGKMHMAERTWAEAATDFFEAFKNYDEAGNHRRIQCLKYLVLANMLMESEVNPFDGQEAKPYKNDPEILAMTNLIAAYQRNEILEFEKILKSNRRTIMDDPFIRNYIEDLLRKVRTQVLLKLIKPYTRIRIPFISKELNVPEKDVEDLLVSLILDNRIDGHIDQVNGLLECGDRSKGMKKYTAIDKWNTQLRSLYQTVGNKVC; this is translated from the exons ATGGGTTCTG ATGCGGATATGGAGGATTACGGATTCGAGTACTCGGACGAAGAGCAGGAGGAACAAGACGTTGATATAGAGAATCAATACTACTACTCCAAAG GTTTGGTTGAAGCTGACCCCAAAGGAGCTCTTGAGGGTTTTGCTGAAGTAGTCCAGATGGAACCTGATAAGGCAGAGTG GGGATTTAAAGCTTTAAAACAAACTGTTAAGCTTTACTATAAGCTAGGGAAGTACAAGGAAATGATGGATGCTTACAGAGAAATGCTTACCTACATAAAATCAGCAGTGACACGGAACTATAGTGAGAAGTGTATAAACAGTATCATGGATTTTGTTTCTGGATCGGCTAGTCAGAACTTCAGCCTTCTGCAAGAGTTTTACCAGACAACACTGAAAGCCCTCGAAGAGGCTAAGAATGAG AGGTTATGGTTCAAGACAAATCTAAAGCTTTGCAAGATTTGGTTTGACATAAGGGAATATGGAAGAATGAGCAAG ATTCTGAAAGAGCTCCACAAATCTTGTAAAAAAGATAATGGCACTGATGATGAAAAGAAAGGAACACAATTGTTGGAGGTATATGCAATTGAGATTCAAATGTACACAgacacaaaaaacaacaaaaaactgAAG GAACTTTACAACAAAGCACTTTCAGTCAAGTCCGCAATTCCTCATCCAAGAATAATGGGAATTGTTCGTGAATGCGGAGGTAAAATGCATATGGCAGAGAGAACATGGGCCGAGGCAGCTACAGACTTCTTTGAAGCTTTCAAGAACTATGATGAAGCTGGGAATCATAGGCGTATCCAGTGTCTTAA GTACTTGGTCCTGGCGAATATGCTGATGGAATCTGAAGTTAACCCTTTTGATGGCCAAGAAGCTAAACC TTACAAAAATGACCCTGAGATATTGGCAATGACAAACCTTATCGCAGCATATCAACGAAATGAGATCTTGGAGTTTGAGAAAATTCTTAAG AGTAATAGACGGACAATAATGGATGATCCCTTCATTCGGAATTACATTGAAGATCTTTTAAGGAAGGTCAGAACCCAGGTTTTATTGAAGCTCATCAAGCCTTACACAAGAATCCGGATTCCTTTCATATCCAAG GAGCTGAATGTTCCGGAAAAAGATGTTGAGGACTTGTTGGTTTCACTTATCTTGGATAACCGGATTGATGGTCACATTGATCAAGTTAACGGACTGCTAGAGTGTGGCGACAG ATCAAAAGGGATGAAGAAGTACACTGCTATAGATAAATGGAACACACAACTAAGGTCTCTCTACCAAACCGTTGGCAACAAAGTGTGTTGA